The following are from one region of the Syngnathus typhle isolate RoL2023-S1 ecotype Sweden linkage group LG22, RoL_Styp_1.0, whole genome shotgun sequence genome:
- the esr2a gene encoding estrogen receptor 2a isoform X2: MDDVGFPFLERHSCSWDGHRPGSAPPSAPGGGLQPSGLPHALPHPQRLLPAGPTIFYAGPGLSDCSPVHQSLRPSLFWPGHGHMGPPGPLHPSQARPQQSQPGQSPWVELSPGDCELTASKRRRSQESEEVVVSSGGKADLHFCAVCQDYASGYHYGVWSCEGCKAFFKRSIQGHNDYICPATNQCTIDKNRRKSCQACRLRKCYEAGMTKCGMRKERGNYRNQQRRRVSLSSHSKTNGAPALTEPAAISELNPPALTPEQLIQQMMEAEPPEIYLMKDIKRPLTEANVMMSLTNLADKELVHMISWAKKIPGFVELSLLDQVHMLECCWLEVLMIGLMWRSVNHPGKLIFSPDLSLNREEGSCVQGFAEIFDMLVAATSRVRELKLQREEYVCLKAMILLNSNMCLTSSEGSDELQSRSKLLGLLDTVTDALVWAIAKTGLTFRQQYTRLAHLLMLLSHIRHVSNKGMDHLHCMKMKNVVPLYDLLLEMLDAHIVHSSRLPTRGSQQEATEQQEEVSTKHEGSTSASSNSCTTNNSDAQ; this comes from the exons ATGGATGATGTAGGATTTCCATTCTTAGAAAGACATTCTTGTAGTTGGGATGGCCACAGACCAGGGTCAGCCCCTCCTTCAGCTCCAGGAGGTGGACTCCAGCCGAGTGGGCTGCCGCATGCTCTCCCCCATCCACAACGCCTCCTCCCCGCCGG TCCAACTATCTTCTACGCCGGGCCAGGGCTTTCAGACTGCTCACCTGTGCACCAGTCCCTAAGGCCCTCCTTATTCTGGCCAGGTCACGGGCATATGGGCCCGCCCGGACCGCTGCACCCTTCCCAGGCACGGCCACAGCAGAGCCAGCCTGGTCAAAGTCCATGGGTGGAGTTATCACCAGGTGACTGCGAGTTGACTGCCAG CAAGCGCCGGCGTTCCCAGGAGAGCGAGGAAGTCGTGGTGTCATCGGGCGGGAAAGCAGACCTCCACTTCTGTGCTGTTTGCCAGGACTACGCCTCAGGCTACCATTACGGCGTCTGGTCTTGTGAAGGATGTAAGGCCTTCTTTAAGAGGAGCATTCAAG GCCATAACGACTACATCTGCCCGGCAACCAATCAGTGTACCATCGACAAGAACCGTCGTAAGAGCTGTCAGGCGTGTCGTCTTCGCAAGTGCTACGAAGCTGGCATGACCAAATGTG GTATGCGCAAAGAGCGTGGAAACTACAGGAACCAGCAGAGGCGGCGCGTGAGCTTGTCCTCGCACAGCAAGACTAACGGAGCACCGGCGTTAACGGAACCAGCGGCCATTTCCGAGCTCAACCCACCCGCTTTGACCCCGGAGCAGCTAATACAGCAAATGATGGAGGCGGAGCCACCTGAGATTTACCTGATGAAGGATATAAAGAGACCACTCACCGAAGCCAACGTCATGATGTCTCTGACTAACCTCGCTGATAAGGAGCTGGTTCACATGATCAGCTGGGCCAAGAAGATCCCAG GGTTTGTGGAGCTCAGTCTTCTGGACCAGGTGCACATGTTGGAGTGCTGCTGGCTGGAGGTGCTAATGATAGGACTGATGTGGAGGTCAGTCAACCATCCAGGGAAACTCATCTTCTCACCTGACCTCAGTCTGAACAG AGAAGAGGGCAGCTGCGTCCAGGGCTTTGCGGAGATCTTTGACATGCTCGTCGCCGCCACATCCAGGGTGAGAGAACTCAAGCTGCAGAGGGAGGAGTATGTCTGCCTCAAGGCCATGATCCTCCTTAACTCCA ACATGTGCCTCACCTCTTCTGAGGGCAGCGATGAGCTGCAGAGCCGCTCCAAGCTGCTGGGTCTTCTCGATACCGTGACGGACGCCCTGGTGTGGGCTATCGCCAAAACCGGCCTCACGTTCCGCCAGCAGTACACCCGTCTGGCTCACTTGCTCATGCTGCTCTCACATATCCGCCATGTCAG CAACAAGGGGATGGACCATCTCCactgcatgaaaatgaagaacgtGGTGCCTTTGTACGACTTGCTGCTGGAGATGTTGGACGCCCACATCGTGCACAGCTCCCGGCTGCCCACCAGGGGTTCGCAGCAGGAGGCCAcggagcagcaggaggaggttTCCACCAAGCACGAAGGTTCCACAAGCGCCTCCTCAAATAGCTGCACTACCAACAACAGTGATGCCCAGTAG
- the esr2a gene encoding estrogen receptor 2a isoform X1, which yields MATDQGQPLLQLQEVDSSRVGCRMLSPIHNASSPPGLSIETSQPICIPSPYTDLSHDFTTIPFYSPTIFYAGPGLSDCSPVHQSLRPSLFWPGHGHMGPPGPLHPSQARPQQSQPGQSPWVELSPGDCELTASKRRRSQESEEVVVSSGGKADLHFCAVCQDYASGYHYGVWSCEGCKAFFKRSIQGHNDYICPATNQCTIDKNRRKSCQACRLRKCYEAGMTKCGMRKERGNYRNQQRRRVSLSSHSKTNGAPALTEPAAISELNPPALTPEQLIQQMMEAEPPEIYLMKDIKRPLTEANVMMSLTNLADKELVHMISWAKKIPGFVELSLLDQVHMLECCWLEVLMIGLMWRSVNHPGKLIFSPDLSLNREEGSCVQGFAEIFDMLVAATSRVRELKLQREEYVCLKAMILLNSNMCLTSSEGSDELQSRSKLLGLLDTVTDALVWAIAKTGLTFRQQYTRLAHLLMLLSHIRHVSNKGMDHLHCMKMKNVVPLYDLLLEMLDAHIVHSSRLPTRGSQQEATEQQEEVSTKHEGSTSASSNSCTTNNSDAQ from the exons ATGGCCACAGACCAGGGTCAGCCCCTCCTTCAGCTCCAGGAGGTGGACTCCAGCCGAGTGGGCTGCCGCATGCTCTCCCCCATCCACAACGCCTCCTCCCCGCCGGGTCTGTCCATCGAAACCAGCCAGCCCATCTGTATTCCCTCCCCTTACACCGACCTCAGCCATGACTTTACCACCATCCCTTTCTACAGTCCAACTATCTTCTACGCCGGGCCAGGGCTTTCAGACTGCTCACCTGTGCACCAGTCCCTAAGGCCCTCCTTATTCTGGCCAGGTCACGGGCATATGGGCCCGCCCGGACCGCTGCACCCTTCCCAGGCACGGCCACAGCAGAGCCAGCCTGGTCAAAGTCCATGGGTGGAGTTATCACCAGGTGACTGCGAGTTGACTGCCAG CAAGCGCCGGCGTTCCCAGGAGAGCGAGGAAGTCGTGGTGTCATCGGGCGGGAAAGCAGACCTCCACTTCTGTGCTGTTTGCCAGGACTACGCCTCAGGCTACCATTACGGCGTCTGGTCTTGTGAAGGATGTAAGGCCTTCTTTAAGAGGAGCATTCAAG GCCATAACGACTACATCTGCCCGGCAACCAATCAGTGTACCATCGACAAGAACCGTCGTAAGAGCTGTCAGGCGTGTCGTCTTCGCAAGTGCTACGAAGCTGGCATGACCAAATGTG GTATGCGCAAAGAGCGTGGAAACTACAGGAACCAGCAGAGGCGGCGCGTGAGCTTGTCCTCGCACAGCAAGACTAACGGAGCACCGGCGTTAACGGAACCAGCGGCCATTTCCGAGCTCAACCCACCCGCTTTGACCCCGGAGCAGCTAATACAGCAAATGATGGAGGCGGAGCCACCTGAGATTTACCTGATGAAGGATATAAAGAGACCACTCACCGAAGCCAACGTCATGATGTCTCTGACTAACCTCGCTGATAAGGAGCTGGTTCACATGATCAGCTGGGCCAAGAAGATCCCAG GGTTTGTGGAGCTCAGTCTTCTGGACCAGGTGCACATGTTGGAGTGCTGCTGGCTGGAGGTGCTAATGATAGGACTGATGTGGAGGTCAGTCAACCATCCAGGGAAACTCATCTTCTCACCTGACCTCAGTCTGAACAG AGAAGAGGGCAGCTGCGTCCAGGGCTTTGCGGAGATCTTTGACATGCTCGTCGCCGCCACATCCAGGGTGAGAGAACTCAAGCTGCAGAGGGAGGAGTATGTCTGCCTCAAGGCCATGATCCTCCTTAACTCCA ACATGTGCCTCACCTCTTCTGAGGGCAGCGATGAGCTGCAGAGCCGCTCCAAGCTGCTGGGTCTTCTCGATACCGTGACGGACGCCCTGGTGTGGGCTATCGCCAAAACCGGCCTCACGTTCCGCCAGCAGTACACCCGTCTGGCTCACTTGCTCATGCTGCTCTCACATATCCGCCATGTCAG CAACAAGGGGATGGACCATCTCCactgcatgaaaatgaagaacgtGGTGCCTTTGTACGACTTGCTGCTGGAGATGTTGGACGCCCACATCGTGCACAGCTCCCGGCTGCCCACCAGGGGTTCGCAGCAGGAGGCCAcggagcagcaggaggaggttTCCACCAAGCACGAAGGTTCCACAAGCGCCTCCTCAAATAGCTGCACTACCAACAACAGTGATGCCCAGTAG